From a region of the Castanea sativa cultivar Marrone di Chiusa Pesio chromosome 10, ASM4071231v1 genome:
- the LOC142612900 gene encoding uncharacterized protein LOC142612900, whose translation MSWNNGMRSCAKLLMSSEAALQASAKRGFHSTGVKRMGGGHGHDEPYYLHAKHMYNLDRMKHQKLTMTLAVFTAFSIGVAVPVVAVVFQQRKTASG comes from the exons ATGTCTTGGAACAATGGAATGAGGTCCTGTGCGAAGTTGTTGATGTCTTCAGAAGCAGCTTTGCAAGCATCAG CAAAGAGGGGATTCCACTCAACCGGAGTGAAGAGAATGGGAGGAGGACATGGTCATGATGAACCATATTACTTGCATGCTAAGCACATGTATAACTTGGACAGGATGAAACACCAGAAGCTGACAATGACTCTTGCAGTGTTTACTGCCTTCAGCATTGGTGTGGCCGTTCCAGTCGTTGCCGTCGTATTCCAGCAAAGGAAAACAGCTTCTGGTTGA
- the LOC142613345 gene encoding eukaryotic translation initiation factor 5-like yields MALQNIGAANRDDAFYRYKMPKMITKIEGRGNGIKTNVVNMVEIAKALARPASYTTKYFGCELGAQSKFDEKTGTSLVNGSHETAKLAALLENFIKKYVQCYYCNNPETEILITKTQMITLKCAACGAISDVDMRDKLTSFILKNPPEQKKGSKDKKAMRRAEKERLKEGEAADEEQKKLKKEAVKKKGTSGGSKDVASKASTKKKSNSSDEDRSPAHSQADENDQVDDDDDDVQWQTDTSLEAARQRIQEQLSAATAEMVMLSTDEEKQKSAKKSPVHEVKTEINGHKNGNGLATAHGSLVDEIREYLKKGSSASKLKPFLGSLSGTPQEVMDALFEALFEGLGKGFAKEVTKKKNYLAAATQEEGSQRFLLHAIESYCAKASPEAAKEVALVLKALYDHDVLEESFIMEWYQQGLSGGNKASQIWKNVRPVIDWLQSAESESEEE; encoded by the coding sequence ATGGCATTGCAAAACATTGGTGCTGCAAACCGTGATGATGCCTTCTACAGGTATAAAATGCCAAAAATGATAACTAAGATTGAAGGTCGCGGAAATGGCATCAAGACTAATGTGGTTAATATGGTTGAGATTGCAAAGGCCCTGGCTAGACCTGCTTCTTACACCACAAAGTACTTTGGGTGTGAGCTTGGAGCCCAATCCAAATTCGATGAGAAGACTGGAACTTCCCTTGTTAATGGTTCCCATGAGACTGCAAAACTTGCTGCACTTCTTGAGAACTTCATTAAGAAATATGTTCAGTGCTACTACTGTAACAACCCTGAAACAGAGATATTGATCACTAAAACACAGATGATAACCCTGAAATGTGCTGCATGTGGAGCTATTTCAGATGTTGATATGAGGGACAAACTGACTTCTTTTATTCTCAAGAACCCACCTGAGCAGAAGAAGGGATCAAAAGACAAGAAGGCAATGAGGAGGGCTGAAAAGGAGCGGCTTAAGGAGGGGGAGGCTGCTGATGAGGAGCAGAAGAAGCTTAAAAAGGAGGCAGTGAAGAAGAAAGGTACCTCTGGTGGTTCAAAGGATGTTGCCTCCAAAgcatcaacaaaaaagaaaagcaatagCTCTGATGAGGATCGCTCCCCAGCCCACAGCCAGGCTGATGAGAATGACCAAGTAGATGACGACGATGACGATGTCCAGTGGCAGACAGACACTTCATTAGAGGCAGCTCGGCAGCGCATTCAGGAGCAGTTAAGTGCTGCTACTGCTGAAATGGTCATGCTTTCTACTGATGAAGAGAAACAAAAGTCTGCAAAGAAGTCCCCAGTACATGAAGTGAAGACTGAGATCAATGGACACAAGAACGGAAATGGTCTTGCCACTGCCCATGGAAGCCTTGTTGATGAGATTAGGGAATACCTGAAGAAGGGTTCCTCTGCAAGTAAGCTGAAACCCTTTTTGGGTTCACTCTCTGGGACTCCCCAAGAAGTCATGGATGCTCTATTTGAAGCTCTCTTTGAGGGCCTTGGAAAGGGTTTTGCTAAAGAGGTGACCAAGAAGAAGAACTACCTTGCAGCAGCCACTCAAGAAGAGGGATCTCAGAGGTTTCTTTTGCATGCTATAGAATCTTACTGTGCTAAGGCAAGTCCTGAGGCTGCTAAGGAGGTAGCACTTGTTCTGAAAGCGCTTTATGACCATGATGTGTTGGAGGAGTCTTTTATAATGGAATGGTACCAGCAGGGCTTGAGCGGTGGCAATAAAGCCTCTCAAATTTGGAAGAACGTCAGACCCGTCATTGATTGGCTCCAGAGTGCTGAGTCTGAATCAGAAGAGGAGTGA